The Novosphingobium terrae genome has a window encoding:
- a CDS encoding MFS transporter: MPVSDQALRQRPTRARLAVLALVTAATVLNYLDRSVMSVAAKPMSGELHLSPAMLGIIFSAFSWTYAAAQIPGGLLLDRLGTRITYACSLTLWSAFTLLHGFAGSIGTLIGLRFGLGLAEAPCYPCNSRILASWFPQGERARATGVYSIGQYFGLAFLSPLLFWIVGNWGWRSLFLLVGGIGIAFGLAWYGVYRDPLNSTRVNQAELAHIAAGGGLNAKPAPPFSWGRMLRLLGKRQILGASLGQFCSNSALVFLITWFPTYLSTERHLDFIKSGFYVALPYVAASAGVLSGGLVSDWLVRRTGSASIGRKGPVVAGLLLISTILSLGFIRDNNVLIAVMSVAAFGQGICNLGWTLISDVAPEGEIGLTSGLFNLCTNIAGIVTPMVIGFVVQASGSFHGALAYIGTVALLGVASYLFIIGDVHRLPAEG, translated from the coding sequence ATGCCCGTGTCGGATCAGGCCTTGCGGCAGAGGCCGACGCGGGCGCGTCTGGCGGTGCTGGCGCTGGTGACGGCGGCCACGGTGCTCAACTACCTCGACCGCAGCGTGATGAGCGTGGCGGCCAAGCCGATGAGCGGCGAGCTGCATCTCTCCCCCGCCATGCTGGGCATCATCTTTTCCGCCTTTTCATGGACCTATGCGGCGGCGCAGATCCCGGGCGGATTGCTGCTCGACAGGCTGGGCACGCGGATCACCTATGCCTGCTCGCTCACCCTGTGGTCGGCGTTTACGCTGCTGCATGGCTTTGCGGGCAGCATCGGCACGCTGATCGGGCTGCGCTTCGGCCTCGGTCTGGCCGAGGCGCCCTGCTATCCCTGCAACAGCCGCATTCTGGCCTCATGGTTCCCGCAGGGCGAGCGGGCACGGGCGACGGGCGTCTATTCCATCGGGCAGTATTTCGGGCTGGCGTTTCTCAGCCCGCTGCTGTTCTGGATCGTGGGCAACTGGGGCTGGCGCAGCCTGTTTTTGCTGGTGGGCGGCATCGGGATTGCCTTTGGGCTGGCGTGGTATGGCGTTTATCGCGATCCTTTGAATAGCACCCGGGTCAATCAGGCTGAACTCGCGCATATCGCGGCGGGCGGCGGCCTGAATGCCAAGCCCGCGCCGCCTTTCTCATGGGGCCGGATGCTGCGCCTGCTGGGCAAGCGGCAAATTCTGGGCGCTTCGCTGGGGCAGTTCTGCAGCAATTCGGCGCTGGTCTTCCTCATCACCTGGTTCCCGACCTATCTCTCCACCGAGCGGCATCTCGACTTCATCAAATCGGGCTTTTACGTGGCGCTGCCCTATGTGGCGGCCTCGGCGGGGGTGCTGTCGGGCGGGTTGGTGTCAGACTGGCTGGTGCGCCGCACCGGATCGGCCAGCATCGGGCGCAAGGGGCCGGTGGTGGCGGGGCTGCTGCTGATCTCTACCATTCTGTCGCTGGGTTTTATCCGCGACAACAATGTGCTGATCGCGGTGATGTCCGTGGCGGCCTTCGGGCAGGGCATCTGCAATCTGGGCTGGACGCTGATTTCCGACGTCGCGCCCGAGGGCGAGATCGGTCTCACCAGCGGGCTGTTCAACCTTTGCACCAACATCGCCGGGATCGTCACGCCGATGGTGATCGGCTTTGTGGTGCAGGCCAGCGGGTCTTTTCACGGGGCACTGGCCTATATTGGCACCGTGGCCCTGCTGGGGGTGGCATCTTACCTGTTTATCATCGGCGATGTGCATCGCCTGCCCGCAGAGGGCTGA
- a CDS encoding type II 3-dehydroquinate dehydratase, with amino-acid sequence MTKVIHVLNGPNLGLLGVRQPELYGTATLADVEQECRAIAEAAGFEILFRQTDAEHEMVHFIHDARVGAAGIVINPAAFCYAGYPVLDALKMCDCPIVEVHITNIHNREAEWRSKSILTQGVTGMISGLGIDVYGLGVRHIMRARAGR; translated from the coding sequence ATGACCAAGGTAATCCACGTTCTGAACGGCCCCAACCTCGGGCTGCTCGGCGTTCGTCAGCCCGAACTTTATGGCACCGCTACGCTGGCCGATGTCGAGCAGGAATGCCGCGCCATCGCCGAGGCCGCCGGGTTCGAAATCCTCTTCCGCCAGACCGATGCCGAACATGAGATGGTGCATTTCATCCATGACGCGCGCGTGGGCGCGGCGGGCATCGTCATCAATCCGGCCGCCTTTTGCTATGCGGGCTATCCGGTGCTGGATGCGCTGAAAATGTGCGACTGCCCGATCGTGGAGGTGCACATCACCAACATCCACAACCGCGAGGCCGAGTGGCGCTCCAAATCGATCCTCACGCAGGGCGTGACGGGGATGATCAGCGGGCTTGGCATCGATGTCTATGGGCTGGGCGTGCGCCATATCATGCGCGCACGGGCAGGGCGGTGA